The Melanotaenia boesemani isolate fMelBoe1 chromosome 17, fMelBoe1.pri, whole genome shotgun sequence genome segment CTGGAGTGTGATGGAGAGCAGACTACAAGAGGAAAATGTTGCTGTGATAGCAGTGTGAAAAATGTCTGAAGTCCAGAAGCAGATACCGAGTTCTACAAATGAATCAGCCACCAGTTTCGgtaaccatgtttttttttaattataaataattgaagtttgaaaatgtcaatTTGGTGTTAGTATAGTTATAGTTAACAAATATACATCTTagataaagggaacacttagaAGGTTTTTGTCTTGAGTTGATATTGACAGGAAAACAATCTAAAGAAGTTATGAGATGTTTGTAACTgtaaggaaaaattaaaaatagaaaaaataaaatgacatattACAAATTGATTATTTGGGGCTCACATGGTCCAGTCCTAATTAGCTGCAAACCTGGGTTGAAACAACTTTCTGGAACAATTTAGAAGGTGGCAATATAATCAGTTATagttatctttatttttccccCCTCGCTTAAATATCTTTACAACAAAACCAACTAAAAAGACTACAAATACTGTTCAACAaaagtattaataaaataaaacaagttgggcctttaaaacaagtaaaacaaagcctaattaaaatgcatgtaaatcATCATTCATCAGATAATTGAGATGATGGTCTGATCTGGAAATACCTGTTAGGAATCTGGGTTACAACATGCATAGTTGACCTTGTTTGGCAGTAGAGGCTGTTTTAAAGCTAAAGGGCTTTTGTGCACCAGACTTACACGAAGAACCAGTTGTTACAAAGGGACCCCTGCTCTGTCTCCTCATGATACCAACATTTTGGCAAAAATATGTATGCACTAGAACACACTGGGGACAACATCCAAATGACAAATGGCACTTAAGATCTATGCCAacacaaaatatcaaatatttgcAGTGCAGGTTAGAACAGTAGTTTATACGTTATTCAGTTAcaaattgtttatattttgttgtcagagaacaaattaaatttaaaataggAAGTGAAACATGGTCCATTAAACGTATATCTTTATCAAAAGTCCCAGATTTATGAATGTGATGACTAAATACTATAAAGTTGTGTCTCTGATGACTGTTTAGTGTAAACTACTTTCCATAATGTTTTGGTTTCCTGCAGACATCCAGCAGTGTTCGCTGATCAAAGAGGAGCATCCTCCTGAGGAGCAGAACTGTAGTCCCAGTACCGACCACGAGGACTCAAAGCTccaatacataaaacaagaggatgaggaggccGACATCATCAAGTTCACGTTCATTCCTGCCTCTGTGAAGAGTGAAGAAGATGACGAGGAACCTCAGTCCTCACAGTTTTGTCATAACCAAACAGAGGAGAACAGATTCGGTGTGGAAGAACGAGATCGAGATCAATGCTTAGAATCTGACACTCAAAACAAGGTGTCCGAGTCCTCAGAGACAGATGTCAGTGATGGAGGCTGGGGGGAAAGTGGTGCACTTCAGTCTGTTTTAAACACTGGTGATGTTACCTGTAACACTGGCAAGAAATTACACATCTGTAGTGACTGTGGTAAAACATTCAGCCGAAGGGGACGTCTTATTGGGCACAAGAGAATCCACACCGGAGAAAAACCATACAGCTGCTCTGTCTGTAATGCAGCTTTCACATGGAAAAACGCTTATGTGGAACACACCAGGATTCACACAGGAGAACGACCTTTCAGCTGCTCGGTCTGTAATGCaacttttaaaaggaaatatacTTTGGTACAACACTTGAGGacacacacaggagagaaaccttTCAGCTGCTCAGTCTGTGGGCAAAGCTACAGACACAGCGTGGGTCTAAGCCGTCATATGAGAAGTCATACAGGAGAAAAACCCtacacctgctccttctgtgaagcaacatttaaatggaaaaatgctTTTGTGGAACACAcaagaatccacacaggagaaaaacctTTCAGCTGCACCCTCTGTGAGGCAGCTTTTAGAAGGAAACAGGATTTTGTCAACCATACAAGAGTCCACAGTGGAGAAAAGGCTTTTAGCTGTTCAGTTTGTGGTCAAGGTTTCAGTAAAACCATATATTTAACTTCTCATATGAGATGTCACGAAGGACAAGATCATTTCACTTGCACTGtctgaaagtttgtttttaaaagaagctaCAATTTGGTCAAACTCATGAGATGCCACACAAGAGAACAAAGTTACAGCTGCAGTGGCTGAAGTTGATGTGAGTACAGttgtaaaagtcataaaaacaactttagaAAAAGATATTAAAGCAGGACTGAGGTTTTatgagttcatgtttgtacataCACAGCAAATTATATTACCAAGGACCATTTACCATGTTTATCATCTAAGTTAATTGTACATAGTTATAAACTGTGATATTCTGTGACAGAAATGAAATTGCAAAAGATCTGATGTGAAATACATTTGAATTGTATCTTATGTTATATTAGATGTGCCATTTGTAAGGTGTTATTTGAAAGGAAAGATGGTTTAACCCGTTAAAGCCTGACCCATTAAAAAGTGGTAAGAAAGGTCCAATTTTtgaaatatgaggtctttatttggcccttcaacaaaatgtaacaaataattaacattttttggtggggatatctaccatttattaccatgtgatttattaaaaatagtataatatggttttctgcttctgggtatctattaggggacagaagacaagtatcacattgtgtccaacaggattttgagcaaagtttataccagaaattgaagcaaaatgtctcagaaactgtatgtgacaaatatgtcacctcaggttcttatgggttaaaatgTCACGATATTCCACACAGGTGCAAGACCATTTAGCTTCTCTGTGAGATatcattttaaagcagaaacAATCTAAGGGCATATATTATATgccacactggagagaaaccataTGGCTGCAACAAGCAATTTAGTCAGCTGTCAGGTATCAGAGCACATAGCAGTACTGTTCAGGCAGatgcaggagaaaaaaagcCTCATTTATGCTGTAACCTAAATATGCACATGGACAAAGTCTTCTGTTTGTCTTCTGCATCCTTTATAGGGAtattttggtccattttcagtgTTTGCTGATGTGTAACAAAATAGAAGCTGAGCAGTACCACCACAAACTGTGGGGGCTTTGTTGGGCAGTTTAGCTCACATGTGACCAGCAaatggaacaaagaaaaacaagacgcAGCGTATTTAATGGCTACAGACCATCACCATCTATTGAGTTGCCACTATAGTGCCCCTTTTTGAGAATAACATGATCTCTCAAGACAACTTTAATGACCCCAAAAGGGCAATTCATTTAAAGTTCACCCACATCCACATCACACATTGACAATCTGTCAAGAAACAATGTTTTGTGTCAGCTCCAGCAgtccaaagaaataaaaaagaataagacCAGAATAAGTGAAAAAGATAAAAGTCCAGGGTAAACATCCCAGTTAATTAAAACAACTGTTTCCTTCACTGTTGccatgtttgctattgtctGAAACAAATGTAACTCAGAAGTgagctctgcactgccctctagtggatatGTTGCCACAACCACGACAATATAAAAGCAGCATGGGAGAATGTGTCTAGTAATCCTTGACATTAGACACTGACATACCTATTTACGtacataaagggagcataaatgaagCTTAAGCTAAATTTGCTGTTGCTATTGTCCAACATGAAACAAACTGATTCTTTTCTTCACAGTGTCGGAGGGAGAGAAAACTTAAAAGTGTCTTCTCTAAAATATATCTATACTATAAACTGttggaaataaatgttattgTAACAGTgcaattttgtttaatttcttcaactttattttttaataactttaagGCTTGAGATACCTGTGTTTAATAGATCTTAAAACTAACACAAAACAAATTGGAAATACTCCCAGGCTGAGAGCAAATACATGTAAGAGATGTGAACTTCAACATTAGAACAGCCAGACATCTACCTCTGTTCCCTCTGCATTGCATAATTTCATGTCCACATGGTGGTGGTGTGGTATTGGCCTGTTAATGGAACTATGATCTAAATCTGATGTTTACTTGGAgaatttaattaacattttaatgttagTTTATACTAACATTAAGGTTAGAATATTTGGCTCATTACACTTACAGTGATAACATTGCAAATTTTAATTCCATTTAATTTCTAGGTTGTAGAAAGGACtgagacagttttttttaaactgtatatTAGTTATTCGCTTGTTCTCACCTtacattatgttttaaaaaccttttcccCTGTTTAACATATCTAATATTGAAACTAGAGATTACTTTTTGATTAGAGGCAACAAATCATATTTTACTGCAAAATACTCAAGGACACAGGAGCGTATGGTCAACTCAGTGACTGcgaaacaaacacaaatcatcaCATTTTTCTAGGGCCAACTTTGCCTCTTAGCACTGTTTAAGTTTGCAAAGTTGGATCTTTGCAACAACATTCACATGTTAGAGACTACACGTCAATGGTATCTCTAAAGACAAATTCTATGAAGGGATATAgtatattattaaaaatattgggCATCCCTCAAAATCAACTGATTCAGGTGCTGCAagtaaaaacctggatgagtgAGTTTGGTGTGGTGGAACTTGACTGACCTGAGTCTGACCCAACAGAACACATCTGGGATGAGTTAGAGTCAGTATTAAAAGTCAGGCCTTCTTTTTCAACACCAGAACATCAGTACCTGAACTTACAAATGTGCTTCTGGAAGattagtaaaaagaaaattgtatgAAACAAACTTCTTAACCTTGTGCATAGCCTTTTTGgaagagttgaagctgttaAATCTCTGATTAAGAATGGGATGTCATTAAAGTGAAAGCGTGCACATATATTCATATTCTGAATAAGAATTTCAGTGCTTCATTGTCCTGAATGAGTTGTGCTTCTTATTCTTTAGtagttttgtccttttttatggTTACCCcttggtttgttgtttttatgtattgtttgctctttgttcttttcttttttgttgttttttccttttctttagttGTTAAAATACGTCTTTTGctttaactgaatttgaaagaagaagaagaagatgaagaagaagaagaagaagaagaagaagaagaagaagaagaagaagaagaagaatctcgCTGTCCTGCCGGATGTGATTAAGTCGCTGTAGTAACTGTAACGTTTCCATCTGTCACATTGTGTTATTTCCATGCTTACATGTCTACTTCTCTCGTGTCCTTGAAATCGAGCCTAAATAGACTTTGCGTTTTCTCTAATTCTTTCTAATTCTTTTCCGTTTATTGTTCTGTCGGTCTTAAGGCGATTAACGTTAGCTTAGCATGCTAGCTGGAAGCAGATTGACGGGGAAGGTAATGAGCAACGAGCGAGACTGACTATTTGATGGAGTCCAGACGGTATTTGTAACAGAGACTAGGTGAAAATGTCTGAAGTCCAAAATCAGATAGCACTGGAGGAGCAGCGGCAGAGTCCACCTGGAAAGCGGCCATATTTACAATTTCACGGTAATGACGCTCTGTAATACGTTTACTTGTAAaacttttcatattttacttgTCGAGAGTAGTGGAGCAGGATGACAAAAGCATATTCCATAGTTACTGAATCTACAAATGAAGATGCTGCACAACAAGAAATACATCATGAGTTGATTATGTCTTGAATCCTGGAAACAAAGCTTGtggaaataattattttattattcagtgTTTCCAACTTGTCATCTATTTCTGGGGGCATGGGAAATTTTTATCAGAGAATAAACACATGATGAAATTGTGTCtgcattgtgtttgtgtttcctgcagatgtCCAGCAACAACTGTCAGTGATCAAAGAAGGAATTCCTTCTGAGCAGCACAACTCCAGTCCCAGTTTGGACCAGGAGGACCCTCAACACCTACAAATTAAAGAGGAACCAGAGGAGGCAATTATTACTAAGTTATTCAGTCTTGTTCCTGTAAAGagtgaagatgaagaagagaaaTCCCTGTCTTTAGAGTTTCATCGGAGCCAGACTGAGAAGAACAGTGTATCTGTGGGAGACCCAGAAACAGATCCTGAATACCCAAGAAGACACATGAAAAGTCACACTGAGGGAAAACCTGACAGCTGCTCTGTTTGTAGTAAAAGTTTAagatggaaaacatgtttagaGGAGCACACAAGGACCCACATGGAGCAGAGacctttcagctgctctgtctGTGATCTAAGCTTCAGTCAAGGTGCTTGTCTGAGACGTCATATGAAAATTCACATGGGAGAAAAACCTTTCAGGTGCTCTTTCTGTGAGGTAACCTGCACAACAAAATACTCTTTACTGGAACACATGAAAATacacacaggagagaagccattcagctgtgatggatgcagtaaaAAATTTGCTTGGCTGTCAGGGGCCAAAGCACACCAGAAGCGTTGTCCAGCAGTGACCAGCAGGGCAAGGTGTCTTAATATTGTTGTCATTCCAACCCTTCAAAAGACTCAATCTGAACCACTCAATTCCCTAAAAAACCCAACAGTTAACCATCCAGT includes the following:
- the LOC121656814 gene encoding gastrula zinc finger protein XlCGF8.2DB-like — encoded protein: MSEVQKQIPSSTNESATSFDIQQCSLIKEEHPPEEQNCSPSTDHEDSKLQYIKQEDEEADIIKFTFIPASVKSEEDDEEPQSSQFCHNQTEENRFGVEERDRDQCLESDTQNKVSESSETDVSDGGWGESGALQSVLNTGDVTCNTGKKLHICSDCGKTFSRRGRLIGHKRIHTGEKPYSCSVCNAAFTWKNAYVEHTRIHTGERPFSCSVCNATFKRKYTLVQHLRTHTGEKPFSCSVCGQSYRHSVGLSRHMRSHTGEKPYTCSFCEATFKWKNAFVEHTRIHTGEKPFSCTLCEAAFRRKQDFVNHTRVHSGEKAFSCSVCGQGFSKTIYLTSHMRCHEGQDHFTCTV
- the LOC121656827 gene encoding zinc finger protein 271-like, whose translation is MSEVQNQIALEEQRQSPPGKRPYLQFHDVQQQLSVIKEGIPSEQHNSSPSLDQEDPQHLQIKEEPEEAIITKLFSLVPVKSEDEEEKSLSLEFHRSQTEKNSVSVGDPETDPEYPRRHMKSHTEGKPDSCSVCSKSLRWKTCLEEHTRTHMEQRPFSCSVCDLSFSQGACLRRHMKIHMGEKPFRCSFCEVTCTTKYSLLEHMKIHTGEKPFSCDGCSKKFAWLSGAKAHQKRCPAVTSRARCLNIVVIPTLQKTQSEPLNSLKNPTVNHPVETHSATAVAGPNSCNVSASSKLSFPVIFFLS